From the Musa acuminata AAA Group cultivar baxijiao chromosome BXJ3-7, Cavendish_Baxijiao_AAA, whole genome shotgun sequence genome, one window contains:
- the LOC103990393 gene encoding thylakoid lumenal 29 kDa protein, chloroplastic, with translation MAGVSFLSTLTSLRLRPHSPRPSLAFAAPEISSGVVCCYRRAEDAGEADERCVYHRRDVLRCVGAVVGMELISSSGSLTGVSNAADLIQRRQRSEFQSSIKGTLSTMIKGQPDLVPSILTLALNDAMTYDKATKSGGPNGSIRLSAELGRPENSGLSGALDLIMEAKKGIDTYSKGGPISFADLIQYAAQASIKKTFLDSAIQKCGGKEDKGKLLYTAYGSNGQWGLFDKQFGRKDAEAPDPEGRIPQWNKASVQEMKAKFTAIGLGPRQLAVMSAFLGPDQLATENLLSSDPEVRPWVEKYQRSRETISQTDYEVDLITTLTKLSSLGQKIDYEAYTYPVKKIELSKLKL, from the exons ATGGCGGGAGTTTCGTTCCTCTCCACGCTTACATCGCTCCGTCTCCGTCCTCACTCGCCTCGGCCCTCTCTGGCCTTTGCCGCCCCCGAGATCTCCAGT GGCGTCGTCTGCTGCTACCGCAGAGCCGAAGACGCGGGTGAAGCCGATGAAAGATGCGTGTATCATAGGAGGGACGTTCTTAGATGCGTCGGCGCTGTCGTTGGCATG GAACTGATTTCAAGCTCAGGATCACTAACAGGAGTGTCCAATGCTGCTGATCTGATACAGCGTAGACAACGTTCTGAGTTTCAGT CAAGTATCAAAGGAACTCTCTCAACAATGATAAAG GGACAACCAGATCTTGTTCCATCCATACTTACGCTAGCACTAAATGATGCAATGACATATGACAAG GCTACAAAATCTGGGGGCCCAAATGGATCAATCCGTTTGAG TGCGGAACTAGGAAGACCTGAAAATAGTGGACTTTCTGGTGCTTTGGATCTCATAATGGAAGCAAAAAAGGGGATTGACACATATTCCAAAGGAGGGCCAATTTCATTTGCTGACCTCATCCAGTATGCCG CCCAAGCATCAATCAAGAAAACATTCCTTGATTCTGCAATCCAGAAATGTGGTGGAAAGGAAGACAAAGGAAAACTACTATACACAGCATATGGCTCAAACGGTCAG TGGGGCTTGTTTGACAAACAATTTGGGCGTAAGGATGCTGAAGCTCCTGATCCAGAAGGAAGGATCCCTCAGTGGAACAAGGCTTCTGTCCAGGAAATGAAAGCAAAGTTCACTGCTATTGGCCTCGGTCCACGCCAG CTGGCAGTGATGTCTGCGTTTCTTGGTCCTGATCAGTTGGCAACAGAGAACCTTTTGTCATCTGATCCTGAAGTCCGTCCTTGGGTTGAGAAGTATCAACGTAGCCGAGAAACTATATCCCAGACAGATTATGAG GTTGATCTGATAACAACGCTCACAAAACTGAGTTCTCTTGGCCAGAAAATTGATTATGAGGCATACACTTACCCTGTGAAGAAGATTGAGTTAAGTAAATTAAAATTGTAA
- the LOC103990392 gene encoding transcription factor bHLH30 produces MENQIEIPYHMVHGCGGGEEHFFPGGDGSVVSAAINPTLPWCLPSIHSIGETHHQFSHSNPGLDQQLICPDLPPFAPPLYADMYNSRRTLSGLQFPSDSPGLMAGATVGLHRFLRAEGSASSSLFGTIHEELEKLTAQEIMEAKAFAASKSHSEAERRRRERINGHLAKLRSMLPNTTKTDKASLLAEVIQHVKELKRQTSEIVEESPLPTEDDELTVDSICDDDGKFIVRASLCCDDRPDLLPDLTSALKTLKLRILKAEITTVGGRVKNVLVITEEHNASGYDDEQELVAAIEDALKAVVEQTAEHDLSSSGGTKRQRTTSLLSAVEHSSI; encoded by the exons ATGGAGAATCAAATAGAAATCCCATACCATATGGTTCATGGCTGCGGAGGAGGCGAAGAACACTTCTTTCCAGGAGGAGATGGAAGCGTTGTTTCTGCTGCTATTAATCCTACCTTGCCATGGTGTCTTCCTTCGATTCACTCTATCGGCGAAACCCATCATCAGTTCTCACATAGCAATCCTGGACTGGATCAACAACTCATATGCCCCGATCTGCCTCCCTTTGCCCCTCCTTTGTATGCGGATATGTACAATAGCAGGAGGACCTTGAGTGGCTTGCAATTCCCTTCGGATTCGCCCGGATTAATGGCTGGTGCTACTGTGGGCTTACATAGATTTCTACGAGCAGAAGGGTCGGCTTCTTCGTCTCTCTTTGGGACCATTCATGAAGAATTGGAGAAGCTGACTGCCCAGGAAATCATGGAAGCCAAGGCTTTTGCTGCATCCAAGAGCCACAGCGAGGCCGAGCGCAGGCGTCGGGAGCGCATCAATGGTCATCTTGCCAAGTTGCGCAGCATGCTCCCAAACACCACCAAG ACGGATAAAGCATCATTGCTAGCCGAGGTCATCCAGCACGTGAAGGAACTGAAACGGCAGACGTCAGAGATCGTAGAAGAGAGCCCGCTGCCTACCGAAGACGACGAGCTCACCGTCGACTCCATATGCGACGATGACGGCAAGTTCATCGTCAGGGCGTCTTTGTGTTGCGACGACCGCCCTGACCTACTTCCGGATCTCACCAGCGCCCTGAAAACACTAAAGCTTCGCATCCTCAAGGCGGAGATCACCACCGTCGGTGGCCGCGTCAAGAACGTCCTCGTCAtcaccgaggagcacaacgccagTGGTTACGACGACGAGCAGGAATTGGTAGCAGCCATCGAGGATGCCTTAAAGGCAGTCGTGGAGCAGACAGCAGAGCACGATCTATCCTCATCCGGTGGAACAAAACGGCAGCGGACGACAAGCTTGCTTAGTGCAGTCGAACACAGCTCCATTTAG